In Naumovozyma dairenensis CBS 421 chromosome 2, complete genome, the following are encoded in one genomic region:
- the JJJ2 gene encoding Jjj2p (similar to Saccharomyces cerevisiae JJJ2 (YJL162C); ancestral locus Anc_1.185) — MNLPENMEDIDIKLDETTYYSILGLHPQATDNEIRKSYMKFARKLHPDKSKSDTCAELFKLVVHAHSILTDKELKLEYDRELIRKGLNNYSPKSNIGELLINNKTGNTNDHKDHYDHQVPKFTRKSKPYEQQPYGFEGKYNNTKSTTNGGKKTARKKSEEKSFKKFNVKSYQQSKYTDTNKDRPYEDKHHRTLNTDTDQRHFPYHYKYHHAHTQDNDYRNTQLDENDEIKHRASSIPSYLQADDSLSPDELSFQRNNYTGNKNSSGNSDDDSNVRPTSEQSNDTAARISEDLEDHTIPTNLTSNEGYNTKRDDLDDDQDRPGRQQKMHKTNSTSNVPKSPFFPTKESRHYARTRFMNANDRRRSISPFKNPSTKTSLFDLNDHWDTLKRVIDMFNEENKREDEAYNIKTLSIDDEDTGYNTSSMNDSTSVNFNTSNDTGVHDKFNYSTNPSKRRKTESNTYNNASDDTSFDMAFFEHNLNSILIQDDNENHEDIMTNLHSIKIPQLRISDNSNSILSRREIEKYIDNGNRMKQFFLRVLVARQSTVPNASCLLDRRAFQEYMEQQNIQLNVINKLAELEYSLCLGLQRYHDSLQ; from the coding sequence atgaactTACCTGAAAATATGGAAGATATAGATATCAAACTGGATGAAACAACTTACTATTCAATACTAGGATTACATCCGCAAGCAACAGATAATGAAATACGAAAATCTTATATGAAATTTGCTAGGAAATTACATCCCGATAAATCTAAATCTGATACGTGTGCAGAACTATTTAAATTGGTGGTACATGCACATTCAATATTGACtgataaagaattgaaattggaaTATGATAGAGAATTGATTAGGAAAGgtttaaataattattcCCCCAAGAGTAATATAGGTGAATTGCttattaataacaaaacTGGTAACACGAACGATCATAAAGATCATTATGATCACCAGGTACCGAAATTTACAAGGAAAAGTAAACCATATGAACAACAACCATATGGATTCGAGgggaaatataataatactaaatCAACCACTAATGGGGGAAAAAAGACTGCTCGAAAGAAATCTGAAGAGAAATCATTTAAAAAGTTTAATGTAAAATCCTATCAGCAATCAAAATACACGGATACGAATAAGGACCGTCCTTACGAAGATAAACACCATCGCACATTGAATACAGATACAGATCAACGACATTTTCCAtatcattataaatatCATCACGCTCATACTCAAGACAACGATTATAGAAATACACAATTGGATGAGAACGATGAAATAAAACATCGCGCTTCTAGCATTCCCTCATATCTTCAAGCTGATGATAGTCTCAGTCCTGATGAACTATCTTTTCAGAGAAATAACTATACTGGCAATAAGAATAGTAGCGGAAattctgatgatgatagtAACGTTCGACCAACTTCCGAACAATCCAATGATACAGCTGCACGAATTTCAGAAGATCTTGAAGATCACACTATACCGACAAACTTAACCTCTAATGAAGGGTATAATACTAAACGAGATGATTTGGACGATGATCAAGACCGTCCTGGTCGTCAACAGAAAATGCATAAAACAAATTCCACATCTAATGTGCCAAAATCACCATTTTTCCCAACGAAAGAATCAAGACATTATGCTAGGACGAGGTTCATGAATGCTAATGACCGCAGAAGATCTATTTCACCATTTAAAAATCCGTCAACAAAGACTTCTTTGTTCGATCTTAATGATCATTGGGATACATTGAAAAGAGTGATTGATATgtttaatgaagaaaataagaGAGAAGATGAGgcatataatattaagacTTTATCgatagatgatgaagatacaGGTTATAATACATCCAGTATGAATGATTCAACCAGTGTGAACTTTAATACAAGTAATGATACAGGGGTTCACGATAAGTTTAATTACAGTACAAACCCTTCTAAGAGAAGGAAAACTGAAAGTAACACATATAATAATGCTAGTGATGACACTTCATTTGATATGGCATTTTTTGAACATAATTTGAATAGTATCCTAATCCAAGACGATAATGAAAATCATGAGGATATAATGACAAATCTACACTCGATAAAGATACCTCAATTACGGATATCAGATAATTCTAACTCTATACTGTCTCGACGAGAGATTGAAAAATACATTGATAATGGTAACAGAATGAAGCAGTTTTTTCTCAGGGTTCTAGTTGCTAGACAATCTACGGTACCCAATGCATCATGTTTGTTGGATAGACGGGCCTTCCAGGAATACATGGAACAACAGAATATACAACTAAACGTCATTAATAAACTGGCAGAATTGGAATATTCTCTTTGCCTTGGACTCCAGAGGTATCATGATTCTTTGCAATAG
- the NDAI0B00190 gene encoding uncharacterized protein (similar to Saccharomyces cerevisiae YJL160C and PIR1 (YKL164C); ancestral locus Anc_1.187): MQYKKTLTTAALTATTFAAYLPHEPWSTLTPSATYKGGLTDYASTFGIAVQPIATASVAKRDAVSQIGDGQIQATTKTTSKATTKTKAAAVSQINDGQIQATTKTQAAAVSQINDGQIQATTKTQAAAVSQIGDGQIQATTKTQAAAVSQIGDGQIQATTKTQAAAVSQIGDGQIQATTKTLAPAVSQIGDGQIQATTKTTAPAVSQIGDGQIQATTKTTAPAVSQIHDGQIQATTKTLAPAVSQIGDGQIQATTKTTAPAVSQIGDGQIQATTKTTAPAVSQIHDGQVQATTTTSAAKPTSTSTSSNSKDPVSAESCKNDGTLQMNLKGGILTDGSGRIGSIVANRQFQFDGPPPQAGAIYAAGWSITPEGNLAIGDNDVFYQCLSGNFYNLYDESIGSQCNKVYLQAIDLIDC; encoded by the coding sequence ATGCAATACAAAAAGACTCTAACAACTGCTGCTTTAACTGCCACTACTTTTGCAGCTTACCTTCCACATGAACCATGGTCCACTTTAACTCCATCTGCCACATACAAAGGTGGGTTAACTGATTACGCATCTACTTTTGGTATTGCCGTTCAACCAATTGCCACTGCTTCCGTTGCTAAAAGAGATGCTGTTTCTCAAATCGGTGATGGCCAAATCCAAGCCACCACTAAGACCACTTCTAAAGCTACTACCAAGACTAAAGCTGCTGCTGTTTCTCAAATAAATGATGGTCAAATCCAAGCCACCACTAAAACACAAGCTGCTGCTGTTTCTCAAATAAATGATGGTCAAATCCAAGCTACCACGAAGACTCAAGCTGCTGCAGTATCTCAAATTGGTGATGGTCAAATACAAGCAACAACTAAAACACAAGCTGCTGCCGTCTCCCAAATTGGTGATGGTCAAATACAAGCAACAACCAAAACACAAGCTGCTGCCGTTTCTCAAATTGGCGATGGTCAAATTCAAGCCACTACCAAGACTTTAGCTCCAGCAGTCTCTCAAATTGGTGACGGTCAAATTCAAGCTACTACTAAAACTACTGCCCCAGCTGTTTCACAAATTGGTGATGGTCAAATACAGGCAACTACCAAGACTACAGCTCCAGCTGTCTCTCAAATCCATGATGGTCAAATTCAAGCCACTACCAAGACTTTAGCTCCAGCAGTCTCTCAAATTGGTGACGGTCAAATTCAAGCTACTACTAAAACTACTGCCCCAGCTGTTTCACAAATTGGTGATGGTCAAATACAGGCAACTACCAAGACTACAGCTCCAGCTGTCTCTCAAATCCATGATGGTCAAGTTCAGGCTACCACTACTACATCTGCTGCAAAGCCAACAAGCACATCtacttcatcaaattctaAGGACCCAGTTAGCGCTGAATCTTGTAAGAACGATGGTACATTacaaatgaatttgaaaggTGGTATTTTAACTGATGGTTCTGGTAGAATTGGTTCTATTGTTGCTAACAGACAATTCCAATTTGATGGTCCACCACCACAAGCTGGTGCCATCTACGCCGCTGGTTGGTCTATTACCCCAGAAGGTAACTTAGCTATTGGTGACAACGATGTCTTTTACCAATGTCTATCGGGTAACTTCTACAACTTATATGATGAATCCATTGGTTCCCAATGTAATAAAGTATATTTACAAGCTATTGATTTGATAGATTGTTAA
- the TPK1 gene encoding cAMP-dependent protein kinase catalytic subunit TPK1 (similar to Saccharomyces cerevisiae TPK1 (YJL164C) and TPK3 (YKL166C); ancestral locus Anc_1.182) gives MSQTDDFISMKEIGQAINDSQRQEQLPQQQQHQQEHDQGQQELQQQQPPAPPIQPEHHQHPHPNTQGPTKVRKNLEGRKTSGKYTLNDFQILRTLGTGSFGRVHLIRSIHNGRFYALKVLKKHTIVKLKQVEHTNDERLMLSVVNHPFLVRMWGTFQDCEQIFMIMDYIEGGELFSLLRKSQRFPNPVAKFYAAEVCLALDYLHSLDIIYRDLKPENILLDKNGHIKITDFGFAKYVPDITYTLCGTLDYIAPEVVSTKPYNKSVDWWSFGILIYEMLAGYTPFYDSNTMKTYENILNSKLKFPEFFHEDVRDLLSKLITKDLSERLGNLQNGTDDVKSHPWFSEVVWDKLLSRNIETPYEPPIQQGQGDTSQFDRYPEEEINYGIRGVEDPYHDLFKAF, from the coding sequence ATGTCCCAAACTGACGATTTCATCTCAATGAAGGAAATTGGTCAAGCAATCAACGACTCTCAAAGACAAGAGCAATTACcgcagcagcagcaacacCAACAAGAACATGACCAAGGTCAACAGGAACTacagcagcaacaaccTCCTGCCCCTCCTATACAACCTGaacatcatcaacatcCACATCCAAATACTCAGGGACCTACTAAAGTACGTAAAAATTTAGAAGGTAGAAAAACTTCTGGCAAATATACTTTGAatgatttccaaattttaaGAACTTTAGGGACCGGGTCCTTTGGTAGAGTTCATTTAATCAGATCTATTCATAACGGTAGATTCTACGCTTTAAAAGTATTAAAGAAACATACTATTGTTAAACTGAAACAAGTAGAGCATACGAATGATGAAAGATTAATGCTATCAGTGGTGAATCATCCATTTCTAGTTAGAATGTGGGGGACGTTTCAAGATTGTGAACAGATTTTCATGATTATGGATTATATTGAAGGCGGTGAATTATTCTCACTATTAAGAAAATCTCAAAGATTCCCAAATCCTGTAGCTAAATTCTATGCTGCTGAAGTCTGTCTGGCTTTGGATTACCTTCATAGTCTGGATATCATTTATAGAGATTTAAAGCCAGAGAATATTTTGCTAGATAAGAATGGACATATTAAGATAACTGATTTTGGGTTCGCTAAATATGTCCCTGATATTACTTATACATTATGTGGCACACTAGATTATATTGCACCTGAAGTAGTCAGTACGAAACCGTATAATAAATCTGTCGATTGGTGGAGTTTTGGGATATTGATATATGAAATGTTAGCAGGGTATACACCATTCTATGATTCTAATACAATGAAAACatatgaaaatatcttgaatagtaaattgaaatttccTGAATTTTTCCACGAAGATGTAAGGGATCTATTATCTAAACTAATCACCAAGGATTTAAGTGAGAGATTGGGTAACCTACAAAACGGTACAGATGATGTGAAAAGCCATCCTTGGTTTAGTGAAGTTGTTTGGGACAAATTGCTGTcaagaaatattgaaacaCCTTATGAACCACCGATCCAGCAAGGTCAAGGTGATACCTCTCAATTCGACAGATATcctgaagaagaaatcaacTATGGTATTCGTGGAGTAGAAGATCCATATcatgatttatttaaagCATTCTAA